From one Microlunatus sp. Gsoil 973 genomic stretch:
- a CDS encoding zinc-binding dehydrogenase — MIAIRQHSFGGPEVLIPEEVDDLQPAAGQVRIGVAACGVHLIDTRIRRGVPGAMPPPDLPTIPGREVAGAVDLLGDGVDPGWLGQRVVAHLRQVPGGYAQQAVTSVDNLIPVPEGLSGADAVALVGSGRTALGILTEARITPDDTVLALAAAGGMGWLLVQAARQAGATVIAAAGSDKLDRLADLHPDAVVDYDAERWTGRFPAAPTVVLDGVGGRIGRAALESLAPGGRMIMFGYASGVPTPLATDDLVAGQISVSWALGPRMASYPGGVQALARRALELGGQGDWRPLVTSYPLAEAARAHRDLEERRTVGKVVLLAR, encoded by the coding sequence ATGATCGCGATTCGGCAGCACAGCTTCGGCGGACCTGAGGTTCTGATCCCCGAGGAGGTTGATGATCTCCAGCCCGCCGCAGGCCAGGTGCGCATTGGGGTCGCGGCATGCGGCGTACACCTGATCGACACCAGGATCCGGCGCGGTGTGCCCGGCGCTATGCCGCCGCCGGACCTGCCGACGATCCCCGGCCGCGAGGTCGCCGGAGCGGTCGATCTGCTCGGCGACGGGGTCGACCCGGGATGGCTCGGCCAGCGGGTGGTCGCCCATCTCAGGCAGGTCCCCGGCGGGTATGCGCAACAGGCGGTCACCTCGGTGGACAACCTGATCCCGGTGCCGGAGGGTCTTTCCGGTGCCGACGCGGTGGCCCTGGTGGGCAGCGGACGGACGGCTCTGGGCATCCTGACCGAGGCGCGCATCACGCCCGACGACACAGTGCTGGCGCTGGCGGCCGCGGGCGGGATGGGCTGGCTGCTGGTGCAGGCGGCCCGGCAGGCCGGAGCCACGGTGATCGCCGCGGCCGGTTCCGACAAGCTCGATCGGCTCGCCGACCTGCACCCCGACGCCGTGGTGGACTACGACGCCGAGCGCTGGACGGGCCGGTTCCCGGCGGCGCCGACCGTTGTTCTGGACGGGGTCGGCGGTCGGATCGGCCGGGCGGCCCTGGAATCGCTCGCCCCCGGCGGTCGGATGATCATGTTCGGATACGCCTCCGGCGTGCCGACCCCGTTGGCCACCGATGACCTCGTGGCTGGACAGATCAGCGTCTCGTGGGCGCTCGGACCGCGGATGGCGTCCTATCCCGGCGGCGTGCAGGCACTCGCCCGGCGGGCTCTCGAACTCGGTGGGCAGGGCGACTGGCGGCCGCTGGTGACCAGCTACCCGCTGGCTGAGGCGGCCCGCGCACATCGGGATCTTGAGGAGCGCCGTACGGTCGGCAAGGTCGTCCTGCTTGCCCGATGA
- a CDS encoding GNAT family N-acetyltransferase has product MIRVAVVEDAEGIGAAHVAAWLGAYPGLIPDDHLARLDPVARGRAWRTSIEAGTSDATTLVARVGDRVAGFVSYGPSREEVDDGWGELWAINLHPDRWRQGIGTALVHAAEAGLRGLGYDYGYLWVLDGNQRAIDFYRRVGWPTDGAIKIDDQYDPPRRELRCSTRLQREGE; this is encoded by the coding sequence ATGATCCGGGTGGCGGTGGTCGAGGATGCAGAGGGCATCGGCGCCGCCCACGTGGCCGCCTGGCTGGGTGCTTATCCGGGACTGATCCCCGACGACCATCTGGCCCGGCTGGACCCGGTGGCCCGGGGGAGGGCGTGGCGGACGTCGATCGAGGCCGGTACGTCCGACGCCACCACGCTGGTCGCCCGGGTCGGCGACCGGGTCGCGGGTTTCGTGTCGTACGGGCCTTCGCGCGAGGAGGTCGATGACGGCTGGGGCGAACTCTGGGCGATCAACCTGCACCCGGACCGCTGGCGGCAGGGCATCGGTACGGCGCTGGTGCACGCCGCCGAAGCCGGGCTGCGCGGCCTCGGCTACGACTACGGCTACCTGTGGGTGCTCGACGGGAACCAGCGGGCGATCGACTTCTACCGGCGGGTCGGATGGCCGACCGACGGTGCGATCAAGATCGACGATCAGTACGACCCGCCGCGCCGCGAACTGCGCTGTTCCACCCGACTGCAGCGAGAAGGAGAATGA
- a CDS encoding tellurite resistance/C4-dicarboxylate transporter family protein: protein MRSAWLGRVQRGVRGLNPGYFALVMATGIISVGLQLGGFVILSGLMSIICAVAFGVLVLLTVWRLLSYRAELRRDLTDPDVAFGFFTVVAGTNVLGVRLALAGAHRTTAILLVVSGILWFVLGYVIPWVALLGNPHRPLLDRANGSWFVWVVASQSVAIASATLEPVYRGLRPGLAVVAVLSWSVGVFLYGLVGLLVVARLLIHRLRPIDLTPPYWVAMGAASITVLAGARIVEMADAPMVQATRGLVAGLAVVFWALATWLIPALLAAGWWRHVTHRIPFTYDATWWSVIFPLGMYAVAGIYLGQADRLPLVGDIGGTELWVAFAAWVAVLGTMIIHLVRTVFRSRPEAAEAGHDDR from the coding sequence GTGAGGTCGGCGTGGCTCGGGCGGGTGCAGCGCGGCGTCCGCGGCCTCAATCCCGGCTACTTCGCGCTGGTGATGGCGACCGGGATCATCTCGGTCGGCCTGCAGCTCGGCGGATTCGTGATCCTGTCCGGGCTGATGTCGATAATCTGCGCGGTCGCCTTCGGTGTGCTGGTGCTGTTGACCGTGTGGCGACTGCTGAGCTACCGGGCAGAGCTGCGACGGGACCTGACCGATCCCGACGTCGCGTTCGGTTTCTTCACCGTCGTCGCCGGCACCAACGTGCTCGGCGTACGGCTGGCGCTGGCCGGGGCGCATCGGACGACGGCGATCCTGCTGGTCGTCTCGGGGATCCTCTGGTTCGTTCTGGGTTATGTCATTCCGTGGGTCGCCTTGCTCGGCAATCCGCACCGGCCCCTGCTCGACCGGGCCAACGGCAGTTGGTTCGTCTGGGTGGTGGCCAGCCAGTCGGTGGCGATCGCGTCCGCGACATTGGAGCCGGTCTACCGGGGTCTGCGACCAGGACTTGCCGTGGTCGCCGTGCTGTCCTGGTCGGTCGGTGTGTTCCTCTACGGGCTGGTCGGGTTGCTGGTCGTCGCGCGGCTGTTGATCCACCGGCTCCGGCCGATCGATCTGACCCCGCCGTACTGGGTGGCGATGGGCGCGGCGTCGATCACCGTCCTTGCCGGAGCCCGGATCGTTGAGATGGCCGACGCGCCGATGGTGCAGGCCACCCGCGGCCTGGTGGCCGGCCTCGCCGTGGTGTTCTGGGCGCTGGCCACCTGGCTGATCCCCGCCCTACTGGCGGCCGGCTGGTGGCGGCACGTCACCCATCGGATCCCGTTCACCTACGACGCCACCTGGTGGAGCGTGATCTTCCCGCTGGGCATGTACGCGGTGGCCGGCATCTACCTCGGCCAGGCCGACCGGTTGCCGCTGGTCGGTGACATCGGCGGCACCGAACTCTGGGTGGCGTTCGCCGCCTGGGTCGCCGTCCTCGGCACGATGATCATCCACCTGGTCCGTACGGTCTTCCGGTCTCGCCCCGAGGCCGCCGAAGCTGGGCATGACGACCGGTGA
- the rpsO gene encoding 30S ribosomal protein S15: protein MDAAEKKKIIDEYATTEGDTGSPEVQVALLSRRIAHLTEHLKQHKHDHHSRRGLMLLVGQRRRLLNYIAKNDIERYRSLIERLGLRR, encoded by the coding sequence ATCGACGCTGCCGAAAAGAAGAAGATCATCGACGAGTACGCGACGACCGAGGGCGACACCGGTTCCCCGGAGGTCCAGGTCGCACTGCTCAGCCGCCGGATCGCGCACCTGACCGAGCACCTCAAGCAGCACAAGCACGACCATCACAGCCGTCGTGGCCTGATGCTGCTGGTGGGTCAGCGGCGCCGGTTGCTGAACTACATCGCCAAGAACGACATCGAGCGTTATCGGTCACTGATCGAGCGTCTCGGCCTGCGGCGCTGA
- the truB gene encoding tRNA pseudouridine(55) synthase TruB, with product MTRRPDPAVSGVVVVDKPAGLTSHQVVGRVRQLAGTRKVGHAGTLDPMATGVLVIGIERATRLLGHLALDEKQYRATVRLGISTVTDDAEGATVHSVGAADLDPNALRQQVAALTGEIDQVPSAVSAIKVDGVRSYAKVRSGQQVQLAARQVTVSRFEVLARSDHRVPTESGDLPVVDLEVEVTCSSGTYVRALARDLGTALGTGGHLTSLRRVRSGNFDVAHARTLEQLEDDLEVTGIDDLARQEFPAVDLDDASAAWVRNGRRLPDLRLTGLTALFAPDGRFLALYRPADGDAVPEAVFVP from the coding sequence ATGACGCGGAGGCCTGACCCGGCGGTCTCCGGAGTCGTCGTCGTCGACAAACCCGCGGGGCTCACCTCGCACCAGGTCGTCGGCCGGGTCCGACAGTTGGCCGGTACCCGCAAGGTCGGCCATGCCGGAACCCTGGACCCGATGGCAACCGGTGTGCTGGTGATCGGCATCGAGCGGGCCACCCGGCTGCTCGGCCACCTCGCCCTCGACGAGAAGCAGTACCGCGCGACCGTCCGGTTGGGCATCTCGACGGTGACCGACGATGCCGAGGGTGCCACCGTCCACTCCGTCGGAGCCGCCGATCTGGACCCGAACGCCCTGAGGCAGCAGGTCGCTGCACTGACCGGCGAGATCGACCAGGTCCCGTCGGCGGTGTCGGCGATCAAGGTCGACGGGGTACGGTCCTACGCCAAGGTCAGGTCCGGCCAGCAGGTCCAACTGGCTGCTCGTCAGGTGACCGTCAGCCGCTTCGAGGTTCTGGCGCGATCCGATCACCGGGTGCCGACCGAATCCGGCGACCTGCCCGTTGTCGATCTCGAGGTCGAGGTGACCTGTTCGTCGGGCACCTACGTCCGGGCGTTGGCCCGGGATCTCGGTACGGCCCTGGGCACCGGCGGTCACCTGACCAGCCTGCGGCGCGTCCGTTCGGGCAACTTCGACGTCGCGCACGCCCGCACCCTGGAGCAGCTCGAGGACGACCTCGAGGTGACCGGCATCGACGACCTTGCCCGGCAGGAGTTCCCCGCGGTCGACCTGGACGACGCGAGCGCGGCCTGGGTCCGCAACGGGCGGCGGTTGCCCGACCTGCGGTTGACCGGCTTGACCGCACTCTTCGCCCCCGACGGCAGATTCCTGGCGCTCTACCGCCCGGCGGACGGCGACGCGGTGCCCGAGGCGGTCTTCGTGCCGTGA
- a CDS encoding hemerythrin domain-containing protein, protein MMLTLDPSSSLVAVKGRHADLRAGLSGLTEAFITAVGDGVPSRTARDRLVSFLRTELLPHTEAEESLLYDAATRPETALLSRAMRDQHRTMTALIDEVEQGATMDAVVAAGALVVLCDLRIQQENEQLLPSLAATGLDLDGVLGTHPEIVGNRQRAGSVESAPGGRRTVDLRGLDYYNRRHLLYTALRRLGPGEEVRVISERPHDLSGLRYDMEERIAQRYSWITHQGENAAYTIVRCPCSWSDESITVG, encoded by the coding sequence ATGATGCTCACTCTCGATCCGTCGTCGTCCCTGGTGGCCGTGAAGGGTCGGCACGCCGACCTGCGAGCCGGCCTGAGCGGGCTCACCGAAGCCTTCATCACCGCCGTCGGTGACGGCGTGCCGAGCCGCACCGCCCGAGACCGGTTGGTGTCCTTCCTGCGCACCGAACTGCTGCCGCATACCGAGGCCGAAGAGTCCCTGCTCTACGACGCAGCGACCCGTCCCGAGACGGCTCTGCTCAGCAGGGCGATGCGCGATCAGCACCGGACGATGACCGCCCTGATCGATGAGGTGGAGCAGGGTGCAACGATGGACGCCGTCGTGGCCGCGGGGGCGCTGGTGGTGCTCTGCGACCTCCGGATCCAGCAGGAGAACGAGCAGCTGCTGCCCTCGCTGGCCGCGACCGGACTGGATCTGGACGGTGTGCTCGGAACGCATCCCGAGATCGTCGGCAACCGACAGCGGGCTGGATCCGTGGAGTCGGCACCCGGCGGCCGGCGAACCGTCGATCTGCGCGGTCTGGACTACTACAACCGGCGGCACCTGCTGTACACCGCGTTGCGGCGGCTGGGTCCGGGCGAGGAGGTCCGGGTGATCAGTGAGCGGCCGCACGACCTGTCGGGTCTCCGCTACGACATGGAGGAGCGGATCGCGCAGCGTTACAGCTGGATCACCCATCAGGGCGAGAACGCCGCCTACACGATCGTCCGGTGCCCCTGCAGCTGGAGCGACGAGTCGATCACCGTGGGCTAG
- a CDS encoding 1-phosphofructokinase family hexose kinase: protein MITVAALSPSLDVTYLVEHLGLGAIHRPTAVHQVAGGKSLNLARAANTLGADVAAVAVLGGATGRTITSELINSGIAVRSVDSPADTRICVSIAAEDRDGLTELYPYAPEMPPQVWRAFRSQLAGMIIGRPGWLAINGSAPQGLATSAYAEIVIMAHQAGLKVAVDTHGPALEAAVGASPELIKINRFEAAELTGRRAERADLADLAKIIGDRTGGQVIITDGREGALGRTQDGACNSVRLPEGVNGRYPVGSGDAFLGGWLAATDVGASPATALRLATGCGVANALLPGPGNLDPATAREIADASVLTER, encoded by the coding sequence GTGATCACGGTTGCCGCGCTCAGCCCGTCCTTGGATGTCACCTATCTGGTCGAGCATCTTGGCCTGGGCGCCATCCACCGCCCGACCGCGGTGCATCAGGTGGCCGGCGGCAAGTCGCTGAACCTGGCCCGCGCGGCGAACACCCTGGGTGCCGACGTCGCCGCGGTCGCCGTCCTGGGCGGTGCCACCGGGCGGACGATCACCAGCGAGTTGATCAACTCCGGTATCGCCGTCCGATCGGTCGACTCGCCGGCCGACACCCGGATCTGCGTTTCGATCGCCGCTGAGGACCGCGACGGTCTGACCGAGCTCTATCCGTACGCGCCCGAGATGCCCCCGCAGGTGTGGAGGGCTTTCCGGTCCCAGTTGGCCGGAATGATCATCGGCCGCCCGGGATGGCTGGCCATCAACGGCAGCGCGCCCCAGGGGCTTGCCACCTCGGCGTATGCGGAGATCGTGATCATGGCCCACCAGGCCGGGTTGAAGGTGGCCGTCGACACCCACGGACCGGCATTGGAGGCCGCCGTCGGAGCCTCTCCGGAGTTGATCAAGATCAACCGGTTCGAGGCGGCGGAGTTGACCGGCCGCCGGGCGGAGCGTGCCGATCTGGCGGACCTGGCCAAGATCATCGGAGACCGCACCGGCGGCCAGGTGATCATCACCGACGGCCGGGAGGGTGCGCTGGGACGCACCCAGGACGGCGCCTGCAACTCGGTGCGGCTGCCGGAGGGAGTGAACGGCCGCTACCCGGTGGGTAGCGGTGACGCGTTCCTCGGCGGCTGGCTGGCAGCGACCGATGTCGGAGCGAGTCCGGCGACCGCGCTGCGGCTGGCCACCGGCTGCGGTGTCGCCAATGCGCTGCTGCCCGGACCCGGGAATCTCGATCCGGCGACGGCACGGGAGATCGCCGACGCCAGCGTCCTGACCGAGCGGTAG
- a CDS encoding bifunctional riboflavin kinase/FAD synthetase → MSTARVVVIGNFDGVHQGHQQLLTAARDAAGEGTLIAVTFWPHPMSVIRPDRTPLLLTSLDERQNLLRSAGVDEVVVVEFTDTVASWPPESFVDSVLRPLRPTLIMVGENFRFGFRAAGDVSLLTRLGKESGSFEVEGVSLYSADNRPDSSTRIRSAVADGDVEEARRLLGRPFRVRGVVIKGAQRGREMGFPTANVPVPDGLAVPSDGVYAGWVTCLDRPDAERWPAAISVGSNPTFVGENRRVESYVLDRTDLELYGIEIAVDFEHRLRGQIKYSGMEALIDQMHLDIDRARTLLLGG, encoded by the coding sequence ATGAGCACTGCCCGGGTCGTCGTGATCGGCAACTTCGACGGCGTACACCAGGGGCACCAACAACTCCTCACCGCCGCCCGGGACGCCGCCGGCGAGGGCACCCTCATCGCGGTCACGTTCTGGCCGCACCCGATGTCGGTGATCCGCCCGGACCGGACCCCGTTGCTGCTGACCAGCCTCGACGAGCGGCAGAACCTGTTGCGCTCCGCCGGGGTCGACGAGGTCGTCGTGGTCGAGTTCACCGACACCGTCGCCAGCTGGCCGCCGGAGAGTTTCGTCGACAGCGTGCTGCGGCCGCTGCGGCCGACGCTGATCATGGTCGGGGAGAACTTCCGGTTCGGTTTCCGGGCCGCGGGCGATGTCAGCCTGCTGACCCGGCTGGGCAAGGAGAGCGGGAGTTTCGAGGTCGAGGGCGTCTCGCTGTACAGCGCCGACAACCGGCCGGATTCCTCGACCAGGATCCGGTCCGCGGTCGCCGACGGCGACGTCGAGGAGGCGCGGCGGCTGCTCGGCCGGCCCTTCCGGGTCCGTGGTGTGGTGATCAAGGGCGCCCAGCGAGGCCGGGAGATGGGTTTCCCGACCGCCAACGTGCCCGTTCCCGACGGTCTTGCGGTGCCCTCCGACGGCGTCTATGCCGGCTGGGTGACCTGTCTGGACCGACCCGACGCCGAGCGGTGGCCGGCGGCCATCTCGGTCGGCAGCAATCCGACGTTCGTCGGCGAGAACCGCCGGGTGGAGAGCTACGTCCTCGACCGCACCGATCTGGAGTTGTACGGCATCGAGATCGCCGTCGATTTCGAGCACCGGTTGCGCGGTCAGATCAAGTACTCCGGGATGGAAGCACTGATCGACCAGATGCACCTGGACATCGACCGCGCCCGGACCCTGCTGCTCGGCGGCTGA
- a CDS encoding SDR family NAD(P)-dependent oxidoreductase, translating to MKRAVVTGGGTGIGRAIAERLSFQGTRVIIVGRRAEVLAGAAADLNKRHHDELVEYCAADLTDPDQVEQLASRITAEGNVDILVNNAGGNFAADAPSLTGIADGYRADFEGNVLTAVLLTEALLPAVSRPGRIVMMSSVAGLRGAGSYGVAKAALHGYVWDLANRLAAQEVTVNAIAPGFVPDTEFWEGRRNEESVRSRLARIPMGRAGTPSEVAEAVAYLCSNESGWTTGQILQVNGGTLLGHG from the coding sequence ATGAAACGTGCCGTCGTCACCGGTGGCGGAACCGGGATCGGCCGGGCGATCGCCGAACGGCTCTCCTTCCAGGGGACCCGGGTGATCATCGTCGGCCGCCGTGCGGAGGTGCTGGCAGGGGCCGCCGCGGATCTCAACAAGCGCCATCACGACGAGCTGGTCGAATACTGTGCCGCGGACCTGACCGATCCCGACCAGGTCGAGCAGCTGGCTTCGCGGATCACCGCCGAAGGCAACGTCGACATCCTGGTCAACAATGCCGGCGGGAACTTCGCCGCCGACGCACCGAGCCTGACCGGGATCGCCGACGGCTACCGCGCCGATTTCGAGGGCAATGTGCTGACCGCCGTGCTGCTGACCGAGGCGTTGCTGCCCGCCGTCAGCCGGCCCGGCCGGATCGTGATGATGAGCTCGGTCGCCGGGCTCCGGGGTGCCGGATCCTACGGCGTGGCCAAGGCGGCGCTGCACGGCTACGTCTGGGACCTGGCCAACCGGCTCGCCGCGCAGGAGGTCACCGTGAACGCGATCGCGCCCGGTTTCGTACCCGACACCGAGTTCTGGGAGGGCCGCCGGAACGAGGAGTCGGTACGCAGCCGGCTGGCCCGGATCCCGATGGGCCGCGCGGGGACACCGAGCGAGGTGGCGGAGGCGGTGGCCTATCTCTGCAGCAACGAGAGCGGGTGGACCACCGGTCAGATCCTCCAGGTCAACGGCGGGACGCTGCTCGGCCACGGCTGA
- a CDS encoding pitrilysin family protein produces the protein MRRKSASRAVRQYLGGEVRRTVLPNGLRVVTERMPHSHTFSVGFFVGVGSVDETDRSNGSSHFLEHVLFKGTRRRAPEEISAAIESVGGELNAYTAKEHTCFYARVLAENADLAIDVLSDMITSSVIRTPDVQAERAVILDEIAMHGDDPVESVQEMVSEQLLPHPGLGLPVIGTEESITALSRQQIVRHWRRNYHPGSLVVAAAGQVDHDHLVAQLAEIGDFGGPDIRRRPRRAGSGGSGSRLVADRRPFEQSTVSLAYPGPGIFEAERFPLGLLSVILGGGMSSRLFVEVRERRGLAYGIEAGETSYTDHGLWSVDWQSAPDKVEEILHLVRHELAEIAENGVTDEELDRAKGQMRGQTVLSYEGPQSRMSRLGTAELIGDPRTVLQLLDEYDRITSDDIGKTAADLLGRPAVLALVGPRRPTKRLEKLIS, from the coding sequence ATGCGGCGTAAGTCTGCTTCGAGGGCCGTCCGGCAGTACCTCGGCGGGGAAGTCCGCCGTACGGTGCTGCCGAACGGCCTCCGGGTCGTCACCGAGCGGATGCCGCACAGCCACACGTTCAGTGTCGGTTTCTTCGTCGGCGTCGGTTCGGTCGACGAGACCGACCGGAGCAACGGCTCGAGCCATTTCCTGGAGCACGTGCTCTTCAAGGGCACCCGCCGCCGCGCCCCCGAGGAGATCTCGGCGGCGATCGAATCGGTCGGCGGCGAGCTGAACGCGTACACCGCCAAGGAACACACCTGCTTCTACGCCCGGGTGCTGGCCGAGAACGCCGATCTCGCCATCGACGTGCTGTCGGACATGATCACCTCCTCAGTGATCAGGACGCCCGATGTGCAGGCGGAGCGGGCCGTCATCCTGGACGAGATCGCCATGCACGGCGACGATCCGGTCGAGTCGGTGCAGGAGATGGTGTCGGAGCAGTTGTTGCCGCACCCCGGCCTCGGGCTGCCGGTGATCGGCACCGAGGAAAGCATCACCGCGCTGTCCCGGCAACAGATCGTCCGGCACTGGCGGCGCAACTACCACCCCGGATCGCTGGTCGTCGCCGCCGCCGGACAGGTCGACCATGATCATCTGGTCGCGCAGCTGGCCGAGATCGGCGACTTCGGCGGGCCGGACATCCGGCGCCGTCCGCGGCGAGCCGGCTCCGGCGGCTCCGGCTCTCGGCTGGTCGCCGACCGGCGGCCGTTCGAACAGAGCACGGTGTCGCTGGCCTATCCGGGTCCCGGGATCTTCGAGGCCGAACGCTTTCCGCTCGGCCTGCTGTCGGTGATCCTCGGCGGCGGCATGTCCTCCCGGCTGTTCGTCGAGGTCAGGGAACGGCGCGGCCTGGCGTACGGGATCGAGGCGGGGGAGACCAGCTACACCGATCACGGTCTGTGGAGCGTCGACTGGCAGTCGGCCCCCGACAAGGTCGAGGAGATCCTGCACCTGGTCCGCCACGAGCTGGCCGAGATCGCGGAGAACGGCGTCACCGACGAGGAGCTGGACCGGGCCAAGGGCCAGATGCGCGGTCAGACCGTGCTGTCCTACGAGGGCCCGCAGAGCCGGATGAGCCGACTCGGCACGGCGGAGTTGATCGGCGACCCCCGGACCGTGCTGCAACTGCTGGACGAGTACGACCGGATCACCAGCGACGACATCGGCAAGACCGCCGCCGACCTGCTCGGCCGGCCGGCGGTGCTCGCCCTGGTCGGCCCGCGCCGGCCGACCAAGCGGCTGGAGAAGTTGATCAGCTGA
- a CDS encoding polyribonucleotide nucleotidyltransferase: MEGPGIEFSEAVIDNGALGKHVIRFESGRLAQQAAGSATVYIDDDTMLLSATTAQSKPRDAIDFFPLTVDVEEKMYAAGRIPGSFFRREGRPSESAILTCRLIDRPLRPLFVKGLRNEVQVVVTVLALNPDKLYDVVAINAASMSTQLAGLPFSGPVAGVRVALVGDQWVGFPDNSQLEDAAFDMVVAGRVLPDGDVAIAMVEAESTEQTWDLVQSGRTAPTEEVVAEGLDAAKPFIKALCDAQADLAARFPKDTAEFPIFRDYQDDVFAAVEAEASAELDRLTQIAGKHERNDAISDYKATVKDKLGGQFEGREKEISGAFSALTKKLVRQRVLKDKVRIDGRGLADIRTLSAEVGVVPRVHGSALFQRGETQILGISTLNMLGMEQKLDNLGPETTKRYMHNYNMPPYSTGETGRVGSPKRREVGHGALAERAVLPVLPTREEFPYAIRQVSEALGSNGSTSMGSVCASTLALLNAGVPLKAPVAGIAMGLMSEEVDGKTHYVTLTDILGDEDAMGDMDFKVAGTRDFVTALQLDTKLDGIPADVLAGALKQAKDARLTILDVMAEAINEPDEMSLYAPRIITLKIPVDKIGEVIGPKGKVINQIQDDTGAQITIEDDGTIYVGAEAGSAAEQARSMINAIANPTMPERGERYLGTVVKTTNFGAFVSLLPGKDGLLHISKLRPLAGGKRVEAVEDVVSVGQKIQVEISDIDDRGKLSLVPVIEEAESADSAPAEHEEPAPADA, translated from the coding sequence GTGGAGGGACCAGGTATTGAATTCTCCGAGGCAGTCATCGACAACGGTGCACTCGGAAAGCACGTCATTCGCTTCGAGTCGGGTCGGCTTGCCCAGCAGGCCGCCGGTTCGGCGACTGTTTACATCGACGACGACACGATGTTGTTGTCGGCGACCACCGCGCAGTCCAAGCCGCGCGACGCCATCGACTTCTTCCCGCTGACGGTCGACGTCGAGGAGAAGATGTATGCCGCGGGCCGGATCCCCGGTTCGTTCTTCCGCCGCGAGGGTCGGCCCTCGGAGTCGGCGATCCTGACCTGCCGGCTGATCGACCGGCCGTTGCGTCCGCTGTTCGTCAAGGGCCTGCGCAACGAGGTTCAGGTCGTCGTCACGGTGCTGGCGCTGAACCCGGACAAGCTGTACGACGTGGTGGCCATCAACGCCGCCTCGATGTCCACCCAGCTGGCCGGTCTGCCGTTCTCCGGTCCGGTGGCCGGTGTCCGGGTCGCCCTGGTCGGTGACCAGTGGGTCGGTTTCCCGGATAATTCCCAGCTGGAGGACGCTGCCTTCGACATGGTCGTCGCCGGCCGGGTACTGCCCGATGGCGACGTCGCGATCGCCATGGTCGAGGCCGAGTCGACCGAGCAGACCTGGGACCTGGTGCAGAGCGGCCGGACCGCTCCGACCGAGGAGGTCGTCGCCGAGGGCCTCGATGCGGCCAAGCCGTTCATCAAGGCGCTGTGCGACGCGCAGGCTGACCTGGCAGCCAGGTTCCCCAAGGACACCGCGGAGTTCCCGATCTTCCGGGATTACCAGGACGACGTGTTCGCCGCCGTCGAGGCCGAGGCCTCGGCCGAGCTGGACCGGCTGACCCAGATCGCCGGCAAGCACGAGCGCAACGACGCCATCAGCGACTACAAGGCGACCGTCAAGGACAAGCTCGGCGGCCAGTTCGAGGGTCGCGAGAAGGAGATCTCCGGCGCCTTCAGCGCGCTGACCAAGAAGCTTGTCCGGCAGCGGGTGCTCAAGGACAAGGTCCGCATCGACGGGCGGGGTCTGGCCGACATCCGGACGCTGTCGGCCGAGGTCGGCGTCGTACCGCGGGTCCACGGATCCGCCCTGTTCCAGCGTGGCGAGACCCAGATCCTCGGGATCAGCACGCTGAACATGCTCGGCATGGAGCAGAAGCTGGACAATCTTGGTCCGGAGACCACCAAGCGGTACATGCACAACTACAACATGCCGCCGTACTCGACCGGCGAGACCGGCCGGGTGGGTTCTCCGAAGCGTCGCGAGGTCGGCCACGGAGCGCTTGCCGAGCGGGCCGTGCTGCCTGTGCTGCCGACCCGCGAGGAGTTCCCGTACGCCATCCGGCAGGTCTCGGAGGCACTGGGCTCCAACGGCTCCACCTCCATGGGCTCGGTCTGCGCCTCCACCCTGGCGCTGTTGAACGCCGGTGTGCCGCTGAAGGCCCCGGTCGCCGGCATCGCAATGGGACTGATGAGTGAAGAGGTCGACGGCAAGACCCATTACGTCACGCTGACCGACATCCTCGGCGACGAGGACGCGATGGGTGACATGGACTTCAAGGTCGCCGGCACCCGGGACTTCGTCACCGCCCTGCAGTTGGACACCAAGCTCGACGGGATCCCCGCCGACGTGTTGGCCGGTGCGCTCAAGCAGGCCAAGGACGCCCGGCTGACGATCCTCGACGTGATGGCCGAGGCGATCAACGAGCCCGACGAGATGAGCCTGTACGCCCCGCGGATCATCACCCTGAAGATCCCGGTCGACAAGATCGGCGAGGTGATCGGCCCCAAGGGCAAGGTGATCAACCAGATCCAGGACGACACCGGCGCCCAGATCACCATCGAGGACGACGGCACCATCTACGTCGGTGCCGAGGCCGGCTCGGCTGCCGAACAGGCCCGGTCCATGATCAACGCGATCGCCAACCCGACGATGCCGGAGAGGGGCGAGCGCTACCTCGGCACGGTCGTCAAGACCACCAACTTCGGTGCGTTCGTGTCACTGCTGCCCGGCAAGGACGGTCTGCTGCACATCTCCAAGCTGCGGCCGCTGGCCGGTGGCAAGCGGGTCGAGGCCGTCGAGGACGTGGTCAGCGTCGGCCAGAAGATCCAGGTGGAGATCTCCGACATCGACGACCGCGGCAAGCTGTCCCTGGTCCCGGTGATCGAGGAGGCCGAGTCGGCCGACAGCGCGCCGGCCGAGCACGAGGAACCGGCGCCGGCAGACGCCTGA